From one Rhodanobacteraceae bacterium genomic stretch:
- the nadA gene encoding quinolinate synthase NadA, producing the protein MNSASAIAPRVFDAELEAQYAGLYQRVRDQISPLDWSVHLPYIDAIRTLKTARRAVVLAHNYQAPEIFHTVADITGDSLALAQRAADTSADVIVLCGVHFMAETAKILNPSKTVLIPDADAGCSLAESITAADVRLLRQRYPGAPVVTYVNTSAEVKAESDICCTSANAVHVVESLPQDTVIFLPDRYLGQYVARQTSKRLILWEGACEVHERFSGDEVRALRAPGVAVLAHPECPPDVLDAADFVGSTAAMTEAIRRGGIDRVVLITECSMADNLAVEFPQVEFTRPCNLCPHMRRITLPKIYHALRDLAPAVEVDPDTARRARNAVLRMLDVGRREAA; encoded by the coding sequence ATGAACTCTGCATCCGCCATCGCCCCGCGCGTTTTCGACGCCGAACTGGAAGCTCAGTACGCCGGTCTCTACCAGCGCGTCCGCGACCAGATCAGCCCATTGGACTGGAGTGTGCACCTGCCGTACATTGATGCGATCCGCACGTTGAAGACGGCGCGGCGTGCAGTGGTGCTGGCGCACAACTACCAGGCGCCGGAGATCTTCCACACGGTGGCCGACATCACCGGCGACTCGCTTGCGCTGGCGCAGCGCGCCGCCGATACCTCCGCCGATGTGATCGTGCTGTGCGGCGTGCACTTCATGGCAGAGACGGCGAAAATCCTGAATCCGTCGAAGACTGTGTTGATTCCCGACGCTGATGCGGGTTGTTCGCTGGCCGAATCGATCACCGCCGCCGACGTGCGGCTGCTGCGCCAGCGCTATCCCGGCGCGCCGGTCGTTACCTACGTCAACACCAGCGCCGAGGTGAAGGCCGAGTCCGACATCTGCTGCACCTCGGCGAACGCGGTGCACGTGGTCGAGTCGCTTCCCCAGGACACCGTGATCTTCCTGCCCGACCGCTACCTCGGCCAGTACGTCGCCCGCCAGACGAGCAAGCGCCTGATCCTGTGGGAGGGCGCCTGCGAGGTCCATGAGCGATTCTCCGGCGACGAGGTGCGCGCCCTGCGCGCGCCCGGCGTCGCCGTCCTGGCGCACCCGGAGTGTCCGCCCGATGTGCTCGACGCGGCGGATTTCGTGGGCTCCACCGCGGCGATGACCGAGGCCATCCGGCGCGGCGGCATCGACCGCGTGGTGTTGATCACCGAGTGCTCGATGGCGGACAACCTTGCAGTGGAGTTCCCGCAGGTCGAGTTCACGCGGCCCTGCAACCTGTGCCCGCACATGCGCCGGATCACCCTCCCGAAGATCTACCACGCACTGCGCGACCTTGCGCCTGCAGTCGAAGTCGATCCCGATACCGCCCGACGGGCGCGCAACGCCGTGCTTCGGATGCTGGATGTCGGCAGGCGCGAGGCGGCCTGA
- a CDS encoding dihydrofolate reductase: MSREVAIIVAYDRQRAIGHAGGLPWHLPDDLRRFKALTLGQRVLMGRRTFESIGRPLPGRENWVLSRDASWTHPGVHTVRDWRAALDRHQSGVLWVIGGGEIYRLALPEADRIEATEIDTQVAAADAWFPQIDDAQWTIAAREHHPADERHAHAFDFVSRMRRG, encoded by the coding sequence GTGAGCCGGGAAGTCGCGATCATCGTGGCCTACGATCGCCAACGCGCGATCGGCCATGCGGGTGGCTTGCCCTGGCACCTGCCGGATGATCTGCGACGTTTCAAGGCGCTGACGCTGGGCCAGCGTGTGCTCATGGGGCGCCGGACCTTCGAATCGATCGGCCGGCCACTGCCCGGGCGCGAGAACTGGGTGCTCTCGCGCGACGCATCCTGGACCCACCCAGGTGTGCACACCGTGCGCGACTGGCGCGCGGCGCTCGACCGGCATCAGTCAGGCGTGCTCTGGGTGATCGGCGGCGGCGAGATCTACCGCCTTGCATTGCCGGAGGCCGATCGCATCGAGGCCACCGAAATCGATACCCAGGTGGCTGCGGCCGATGCCTGGTTCCCGCAGATCGACGATGCCCAGTGGACGATTGCCGCACGCGAGCATCATCCCGCCGACGAGCGCCACGCCCACGCTTTCGACTTCGTCAGCCGGATGCGCCGGGGCTGA
- the apaG gene encoding Co2+/Mg2+ efflux protein ApaG, giving the protein MSRQRYQIDIAVQTHYVADQSRPDERRFVFAYTIQIRNSGAVGARLMTRHWRIVDADGKVQEVRGEGVVGEQPHMAPGEQFEYTSGAVLETNVGSMRGSYQMLADDGTLFEAPINAFSLSVPRTLH; this is encoded by the coding sequence ATGAGCAGACAGCGCTACCAGATCGACATCGCGGTACAAACGCACTACGTCGCCGACCAGTCACGGCCCGACGAGCGTCGCTTCGTGTTCGCCTACACCATCCAGATCCGCAACAGCGGCGCGGTCGGCGCGCGGCTGATGACACGCCACTGGCGCATCGTCGATGCCGATGGCAAGGTCCAGGAGGTGCGCGGCGAAGGCGTGGTCGGCGAGCAGCCGCACATGGCGCCAGGCGAGCAATTCGAGTACACCAGCGGCGCGGTGCTTGAAACGAATGTCGGCAGCATGCGCGGCAGCTACCAGATGCTTGCGGACGACGGCACCCTGTTCGAGGCGCCGATCAACGCATTCTCGCTGTCGGTTCCGCGCACGCTGCACTGA
- the uvrC gene encoding excinuclease ABC subunit UvrC, giving the protein MRRESETDAVVFDGRAFARTLTSEPGVYRMLGVSDQVLYVGKARNLRSRVESYFARGAHDARITSMVMQVMRIEVIVTRTEAEALLLESQLIKALKPRYNIDLRDDKSYPWIRMTAADEFPRVTFHRGARPAPDRYFGPYPSAWAVRETLNLVHKAFKLRQCEDSVFAHRTRPCLQHQIARCSAPCVGLIDRHDYAASVRHASMVLEGRSSALIDELTGEMDRAARDLDFERAALLRDQVAALRRVLATQFVQGERGDLDVLACVSRNGKACVEVLFFRGGMSLGNRSYFPKFLGEAAEAEVLRAFILHHYSDQLPPSELLLSHAIEDQELVEQMLEERATRKVRLVDSPRGDRARWVEMAMRTAEAALASELAAQSTARDRREDLRLLLQCDQAPSRIECFDISHTQGERTVASCVVFGPEGPLRSEYRRFNVEGITGGDDYAAMRQALQRRFERIGRGEGIAADLLLIDGGRGQVQQALDVLAELDVSGVRVIGVAKGPERRAGEETLILAPDMHEVHPGPASAALHLIQQVRDEAHRFAITGHRARRAKARSRSVLEDIPGVGAKRKRALLKAFGGLQGIQTAGVEDLMTVDGIDRALAQRIHDLFHER; this is encoded by the coding sequence ATGCGCAGGGAGTCTGAGACGGACGCCGTCGTTTTTGATGGACGTGCCTTCGCGCGCACCTTGACCAGCGAACCAGGCGTCTACCGCATGCTTGGGGTCAGCGATCAGGTCCTGTACGTAGGCAAGGCGCGCAATCTGCGTTCGCGAGTCGAGAGCTACTTTGCGCGAGGAGCGCATGACGCCCGCATCACCAGCATGGTCATGCAGGTGATGCGCATCGAAGTGATCGTCACGCGCACCGAGGCCGAAGCCCTGCTGCTCGAGAGCCAGCTGATCAAGGCGCTGAAGCCGCGCTACAACATCGACCTCCGCGACGACAAGAGTTATCCGTGGATCCGCATGACTGCCGCGGACGAATTCCCGAGAGTGACGTTCCATCGCGGCGCCCGGCCGGCACCTGATCGCTATTTTGGTCCTTACCCGAGCGCCTGGGCGGTCCGCGAGACTCTGAACCTGGTGCACAAGGCATTCAAGTTGCGACAGTGCGAGGACAGCGTGTTTGCCCATCGCACGCGCCCCTGCCTGCAGCACCAGATAGCCCGCTGCAGTGCGCCTTGCGTGGGTCTGATCGACCGCCACGACTATGCTGCGAGCGTTCGTCACGCGAGCATGGTGCTGGAAGGGCGGAGTTCGGCGTTGATCGACGAGCTCACAGGTGAGATGGACCGCGCGGCCCGGGATCTGGACTTTGAGCGCGCGGCGCTGCTGCGCGACCAGGTTGCCGCGCTCAGGCGCGTGTTGGCGACCCAGTTTGTCCAGGGTGAGCGCGGCGACCTCGACGTCCTCGCGTGCGTCAGCCGGAACGGAAAGGCCTGTGTCGAAGTCCTGTTCTTCCGTGGTGGCATGAGTTTGGGCAATCGCAGCTATTTTCCGAAGTTTCTCGGCGAAGCGGCGGAGGCTGAGGTCCTGCGCGCCTTCATCCTGCATCACTACTCGGACCAGTTGCCTCCCAGCGAACTGCTGCTCAGCCACGCCATCGAGGACCAGGAACTGGTCGAACAAATGCTGGAGGAGCGTGCCACGCGTAAGGTCAGGCTGGTGGACAGTCCGCGGGGTGATCGTGCGCGTTGGGTCGAGATGGCCATGCGTACGGCTGAGGCCGCCCTTGCGTCGGAACTCGCAGCCCAATCCACCGCGCGCGACCGCCGCGAGGACCTTCGCCTGCTGCTGCAGTGCGATCAGGCGCCGTCACGCATCGAGTGTTTCGATATCAGCCACACTCAGGGCGAACGCACCGTGGCGTCTTGCGTGGTGTTCGGTCCGGAGGGTCCGTTGCGCAGCGAGTATCGGAGATTCAACGTCGAAGGGATCACCGGCGGCGACGACTACGCCGCGATGCGGCAGGCATTGCAGCGCCGCTTCGAACGCATTGGGCGAGGGGAGGGGATTGCCGCGGACCTGTTGCTCATCGACGGTGGTCGCGGCCAGGTGCAGCAGGCGCTTGACGTGCTGGCGGAACTGGACGTCAGCGGCGTCCGGGTGATCGGGGTGGCCAAGGGCCCCGAGCGGCGGGCCGGGGAAGAGACGCTGATCCTTGCGCCGGACATGCACGAGGTCCACCCTGGGCCGGCGTCGGCGGCCCTTCACTTGATCCAGCAGGTACGCGACGAAGCGCACCGATTCGCGATCACCGGACACCGCGCGCGTCGCGCCAAGGCACGCTCGCGTTCAGTCCTGGAAGACATTCCGGGCGTAGGTGCCAAGCGCAAGCGCGCCCTGCTGAAGGCATTCGGTGGATTGCAGGGCATTCAGACGGCGGGTGTGGAAGACTTGATGACGGTGGATGGCATCGATCGCGCGCTGGCCCAGCGCATCCACGACCTGTTCCACGAGAGGTAG
- the nadB gene encoding L-aspartate oxidase yields the protein MSEQYDLIVIGSGAAGLSVALGSGGVLRVAVVSRGVSGLDGASCWAQGGIAAAVGPGDSAGQHAADTISAGARLNNKSAVRWLAEGAPDVVRWLLALGMQFDTVNGRLALGREAAHSFPRIAHAGGDATGAELARVLRETAARQSWIERHEFMDACELLQRGNQVVGVLARNRRGEQVRLLAPSVVLATGGIGQLYRYTSNPAEADGSGLALAHQAGAELADLEFVQFHPTAMAPKADDDASQLPLITEALRGAGCLLLNDQGTRFMTAASTQGELAPRDVVARGVWDQLAHGRRVFLDARGLGDGVRTRFPNFMQTCAQRGIDPRTHLVPIVPAAHYHMGGVKVDLHSMSRVPGLYAVGEVACTGVHGANRLASNSLLEALAFGKALGERLAQRGPSAPITRVDPVVGHALRPMSTNDHMILGRLRQIMWNDVGIMRTTEGLQSALHQIQVLERRCLPGAPVLRQLLAAQLIVEAALRRRDSIGAHYMGSSDTSWSQQHGQAVA from the coding sequence ATGTCCGAACAGTACGATCTCATCGTCATCGGCAGCGGCGCAGCCGGACTGAGCGTCGCGCTCGGCTCCGGAGGCGTCCTGCGTGTGGCGGTGGTCAGCCGCGGAGTGTCCGGACTCGACGGCGCGAGCTGCTGGGCCCAGGGCGGAATCGCTGCCGCGGTGGGTCCCGGGGATTCCGCCGGACAGCATGCGGCAGACACGATTTCCGCCGGCGCACGCCTCAACAACAAGTCCGCGGTGCGCTGGTTGGCCGAGGGTGCGCCCGACGTGGTGCGCTGGCTGCTGGCGCTGGGGATGCAGTTCGACACGGTGAACGGCCGTCTCGCACTCGGTCGCGAGGCGGCGCATTCCTTTCCGCGCATTGCGCACGCCGGCGGGGATGCCACCGGCGCCGAATTGGCGCGGGTCCTGCGCGAGACAGCCGCACGCCAGTCGTGGATCGAACGCCATGAGTTCATGGATGCCTGCGAGTTGCTCCAGCGCGGCAACCAGGTGGTCGGCGTGCTTGCGCGCAATCGCCGCGGCGAACAGGTGCGGCTGCTGGCGCCGAGCGTGGTGCTCGCAACCGGCGGCATCGGGCAACTCTATCGCTACACCAGCAACCCGGCCGAGGCAGATGGCTCTGGATTGGCGCTGGCACACCAGGCGGGTGCGGAGCTGGCGGACCTCGAGTTCGTGCAGTTCCATCCGACCGCGATGGCGCCGAAGGCGGACGATGATGCATCTCAGCTGCCGCTGATCACCGAAGCCTTGCGTGGCGCCGGATGCCTGCTTCTGAATGACCAGGGCACGCGTTTCATGACTGCCGCGAGCACGCAGGGTGAACTCGCGCCGCGGGATGTCGTCGCACGCGGGGTCTGGGACCAGCTTGCGCACGGCCGCCGCGTTTTTCTCGACGCGCGCGGCCTGGGCGACGGCGTGCGGACCCGATTCCCGAATTTCATGCAGACCTGCGCCCAGCGTGGCATCGATCCGAGAACCCACCTGGTCCCGATCGTCCCCGCGGCTCACTACCATATGGGCGGCGTCAAGGTCGATTTGCACAGCATGTCGCGCGTGCCCGGGCTGTACGCCGTGGGTGAGGTGGCATGTACCGGAGTCCATGGCGCCAATCGCCTTGCGAGCAATTCGCTGCTCGAAGCGCTCGCTTTCGGCAAAGCGCTCGGCGAGCGTCTGGCCCAACGCGGCCCGTCGGCACCGATAACCCGCGTGGACCCCGTCGTGGGACATGCACTCCGTCCGATGTCCACCAACGATCACATGATCCTCGGGCGCCTGCGCCAGATCATGTGGAACGATGTCGGCATCATGCGCACCACCGAGGGTCTGCAATCGGCATTGCACCAGATCCAGGTGCTCGAGCGTCGTTGCCTGCCCGGTGCTCCGGTCCTGCGGCAGTTGCTGGCGGCGCAGTTGATCGTCGAGGCCGCATTGCGGCGCCGCGACAGTATTGGTGCCCACTACATGGGCTCCAGCGACACCAGCTGGTCTCAACAACACGGCCAGGCGGTGGCTTGA
- a CDS encoding DUF4442 domain-containing protein — MGTDDRPGAASAALALFRKFGGSGVGRWLCSRLICNRAPYFGSISPLLETLEPGSCVATIQHRRRVQNHIGTVHAIALCNLAEFVGGLATDAAITSALRWIPKGMTVRYLKKAVGPMRAEAILDEIGEIGSGSERIAHVVVKDRAGESVFSAEISMWVSPKRDTRASP, encoded by the coding sequence ATGGGCACCGATGACCGTCCGGGAGCCGCCAGCGCCGCGCTGGCGCTGTTCCGCAAGTTTGGTGGCAGCGGCGTCGGCCGTTGGCTGTGTTCGCGCCTGATCTGCAACCGCGCGCCCTACTTCGGCAGCATCTCGCCGCTGCTGGAAACGCTGGAACCGGGCAGCTGCGTTGCCACCATCCAGCACCGCCGGCGGGTGCAGAACCATATCGGCACCGTGCATGCCATCGCGCTGTGCAACCTCGCGGAATTCGTCGGCGGCCTGGCGACCGACGCCGCGATAACCAGCGCGTTGCGCTGGATCCCGAAGGGCATGACGGTGCGCTACCTCAAGAAAGCCGTCGGCCCCATGCGCGCAGAGGCCATCCTCGACGAGATCGGTGAGATCGGCAGCGGTTCCGAGCGGATCGCACACGTGGTCGTAAAGGACCGCGCCGGCGAGTCCGTGTTCAGTGCCGAGATCAGCATGTGGGTAAGCCCGAAGCGCGACACCCGAGCCAGCCCCTGA
- the kdsB gene encoding 3-deoxy-manno-octulosonate cytidylyltransferase translates to MTERIVIAIPARHGSTRLPGKPLLMVAGKPLIAHVIERARLLSGGEIVVATDDARIADVAAGLGVQTAITRDTHATGSDRLAEVADQLCWPDDLIVVNLQGDEPLMPLSCLQAVVKALREDPDAAAATLATPITSIDEMFDPACVKVVCDVRERALYFSRAPVPWARDTWSQDRGILPFPRPLRHLGLYAYRASTLRAFAALAHGQHERIESLEQLRLLENGLHIAVRLAPEAIPPGVDTPADVERVSRLLGGGPQESPARRKLLFVCMGNICRSPLAEAYARHRFGELGVAVEVASAGTIGHHEGERADQGALLVAAKAGLDLSSHRARRVRDEDFANFDLILALDDRNLRDLHARANPEHVGKLKRLLDFAPACGHRDVPDPYGQSQAVFAHSLTLIRLGVDGLGTHLSASS, encoded by the coding sequence ATGACCGAGCGAATTGTCATTGCAATTCCGGCGCGCCATGGATCGACCCGGCTCCCCGGGAAACCACTCCTGATGGTCGCCGGCAAACCGTTGATCGCGCATGTAATCGAACGGGCTCGGCTATTGAGCGGCGGCGAGATCGTGGTGGCGACCGATGACGCCCGCATCGCGGATGTGGCGGCCGGTTTGGGGGTGCAGACCGCGATCACGCGTGATACCCACGCAACTGGTAGTGATCGCCTGGCTGAGGTTGCCGACCAACTCTGCTGGCCCGACGACCTGATTGTCGTCAATCTCCAGGGCGATGAGCCGTTGATGCCGCTGAGTTGCCTGCAGGCAGTCGTCAAGGCCTTGCGCGAAGATCCGGACGCTGCAGCGGCAACACTGGCGACGCCAATCACCTCGATCGATGAGATGTTCGACCCGGCGTGCGTGAAGGTCGTGTGCGATGTGCGCGAGCGTGCTTTGTATTTCAGTCGCGCTCCGGTCCCTTGGGCTCGCGATACTTGGAGTCAGGACAGGGGCATCCTTCCGTTTCCCCGCCCACTGAGACACCTCGGTCTCTACGCTTATCGCGCAAGTACTCTCCGCGCTTTCGCGGCGTTGGCGCATGGCCAGCATGAACGTATCGAGTCGCTCGAACAGTTGCGCCTGCTCGAAAATGGTCTGCACATCGCCGTGCGTCTGGCGCCTGAGGCGATTCCGCCCGGTGTCGACACGCCGGCCGATGTCGAGCGGGTGTCGCGGCTGCTCGGTGGCGGCCCGCAAGAGAGCCCTGCGCGCAGGAAGCTGTTGTTCGTCTGCATGGGAAACATTTGCCGTTCGCCGCTGGCGGAGGCCTACGCGCGACACCGGTTTGGTGAGCTTGGCGTCGCTGTTGAGGTCGCGTCGGCTGGCACGATCGGGCACCACGAAGGCGAGAGGGCAGATCAAGGGGCACTGCTGGTCGCAGCCAAAGCAGGTCTCGACTTGTCGTCGCATCGCGCGCGGCGCGTGCGGGATGAGGATTTCGCAAATTTCGACTTGATCCTGGCGCTCGACGATCGCAATCTGCGTGATCTGCACGCTCGCGCGAACCCCGAGCACGTCGGCAAGTTGAAGCGACTTCTGGACTTCGCTCCGGCCTGCGGGCATCGTGACGTTCCGGACCCGTACGGGCAGTCGCAGGCAGTGTTCGCGCACTCGCTGACACTGATCCGCTTGGGCGTCGATGGACTGGGGACGCACCTCAGTGCGTCATCGTAA
- a CDS encoding redoxin domain-containing protein codes for MGGDIYLTELPAGITWVNMDEPPRLDALRGKALLVNFWTGSSVACEQQAQELRQLEGRFHDGLAVLGVHTPKHPAEAEDEVVLKTTNRWHLRHPVANDREWIWWRQLGIDSWPCAVLFDQDFRMIGAFPGEGRKAEIEARIQQVLDKAAELDQRSYDPAPVGRKQEPRAPLRFPTRIVASATHLYVADTGYNRILELGFDGRVNRQFGSGNPGQWDARGTEAGFRNPVGLALWKDFLFVADTGNHAIRRVRLLSGDVETLAGNGSCDRPAATEIQQPRATPLATPIDVAVLNDRLYLAMAGAHQIWQLDLGRGSLGLFAGNGREDGVDGTGSFSSFAQPNALAIVGENLYVLDAATSALRSIRIADTRVATIINGGLFSDGANDGPGMAARMCHPTALHADPARGVLWIADTLNHKLRVYGIAKNELKTLNINYRLQSPAGICVAQQAVWIANTDAHELLKLDLKSGRLSRLSITT; via the coding sequence ATGGGTGGTGATATCTACCTGACCGAATTGCCGGCCGGGATCACCTGGGTGAACATGGATGAACCTCCGCGGCTGGATGCATTGCGGGGAAAGGCGCTGCTGGTGAACTTCTGGACGGGATCCAGCGTTGCTTGCGAACAGCAGGCCCAGGAGCTTCGTCAACTCGAAGGCCGCTTTCACGACGGGCTGGCCGTGCTTGGCGTGCACACCCCCAAACATCCCGCCGAGGCAGAAGATGAAGTCGTTCTGAAGACAACGAATCGCTGGCATCTCCGCCACCCGGTCGCGAACGATCGGGAGTGGATCTGGTGGCGCCAGCTTGGAATCGATTCGTGGCCTTGCGCCGTGCTGTTCGATCAGGATTTCCGCATGATCGGGGCCTTTCCTGGTGAGGGGCGCAAGGCCGAGATCGAGGCTCGGATCCAGCAAGTGCTCGACAAGGCGGCGGAACTCGACCAGCGCAGTTATGACCCTGCTCCGGTCGGGCGCAAGCAGGAACCGCGCGCGCCTTTGCGGTTCCCCACCAGGATCGTGGCCTCCGCCACCCACCTGTATGTAGCCGACACCGGTTACAATCGAATCCTCGAACTGGGCTTCGACGGCCGTGTGAACCGTCAGTTCGGTTCAGGGAATCCCGGGCAGTGGGATGCACGCGGTACCGAAGCCGGGTTCCGCAATCCGGTCGGCTTGGCGTTGTGGAAGGACTTCCTGTTCGTCGCTGACACTGGGAATCACGCGATCCGGCGAGTCCGCTTGCTCAGCGGAGATGTCGAAACACTTGCCGGGAATGGCAGCTGTGATCGCCCCGCAGCGACGGAAATCCAACAACCGCGTGCGACACCGCTTGCGACGCCGATCGATGTCGCGGTGCTCAATGACCGGCTGTACCTTGCGATGGCCGGCGCCCATCAGATCTGGCAATTGGACTTGGGCCGCGGTTCGCTCGGGCTTTTTGCAGGCAACGGCCGCGAGGATGGCGTTGACGGGACCGGGAGTTTCAGCAGTTTCGCGCAGCCGAATGCCCTGGCAATCGTGGGAGAAAATCTCTACGTGCTCGACGCCGCGACATCGGCGTTGCGCTCTATTCGAATCGCGGATACGCGAGTGGCGACGATCATCAATGGCGGGTTGTTTTCCGATGGCGCGAACGACGGCCCCGGCATGGCCGCACGCATGTGCCATCCAACCGCGCTGCACGCCGATCCTGCGCGCGGTGTGCTGTGGATCGCTGACACGCTGAACCACAAGCTGCGCGTCTATGGCATCGCCAAGAACGAACTGAAGACGTTGAATATCAACTACCGGCTGCAGTCGCCTGCCGGGATCTGCGTCGCGCAGCAGGCGGTCTGGATTGCCAACACCGACGCCCACGAGTTGCTGAAGCTGGATTTGAAGTCGGGTCGGTTGTCGCGACTTTCGATCACGACCTGA
- a CDS encoding symmetrical bis(5'-nucleosyl)-tetraphosphatase, translating into MSTYAIGDVQGCYDTLRKLLEKLRFDPEVDRLWFTGDLVNRGGQSLETLRLIRGLGDAAVAVLGNHDLHLVAESVKATERRQKNQDLKRVLEAHDGPELIEWLRMRPLLHVDHELRFVMVHAGLSPQWTLERARIEAERVEKELRGKDFKNTLLRMYGDKPGGWSRRLKGLDRTRATINAFTRMRYCDPRGQVSFDSKGAPGTQPPGFYPWFEAPGHKPREYRVVAGHWSALGRFQGMGVYGLDTGCVWGGKLTALRLEGEPEFIAVDCAQPRSTDADPQSLDEMGDRD; encoded by the coding sequence GTGAGTACCTATGCGATCGGCGACGTCCAGGGTTGCTATGACACCTTGCGCAAGCTGCTGGAGAAACTCCGTTTCGACCCCGAGGTGGATCGCCTGTGGTTCACCGGCGACCTGGTCAACCGCGGCGGGCAGTCGCTGGAGACGCTGCGACTCATCCGTGGACTTGGCGATGCCGCCGTCGCGGTGCTCGGCAACCATGATCTGCATCTGGTCGCCGAAAGCGTCAAGGCGACCGAGCGGCGGCAGAAGAACCAGGACCTCAAGCGCGTGCTGGAAGCGCACGACGGCCCGGAACTGATCGAATGGTTGCGCATGCGGCCGTTGCTGCACGTGGACCACGAACTGCGCTTCGTCATGGTGCACGCCGGCCTGTCGCCGCAATGGACGCTGGAACGGGCGCGCATCGAGGCCGAGCGGGTGGAGAAAGAACTGCGCGGCAAGGATTTCAAGAACACCCTGCTGCGGATGTACGGCGACAAGCCGGGTGGCTGGAGCCGGCGGCTGAAGGGCCTGGACCGCACGCGGGCAACGATCAACGCCTTCACCCGGATGCGCTACTGCGATCCGCGCGGACAGGTCTCGTTCGATTCCAAGGGCGCACCCGGCACGCAGCCGCCGGGCTTTTACCCGTGGTTCGAGGCGCCGGGCCACAAGCCGCGCGAGTACCGCGTGGTTGCCGGCCACTGGTCGGCGCTCGGCCGCTTCCAGGGCATGGGCGTGTACGGCCTCGACACCGGCTGTGTCTGGGGCGGCAAGCTGACTGCGCTGCGTCTGGAAGGCGAGCCGGAATTCATCGCGGTCGATTGCGCGCAACCGCGCAGCACCGACGCCGATCCGCAGAGCCTGGACGAGATGGGCGACCGCGACTGA
- the pgsA gene encoding CDP-diacylglycerol--glycerol-3-phosphate 3-phosphatidyltransferase, with protein MPLNLATILTLGRIALIPVLVLLFYAPWTWTHLAAAMVFLAAALTDWLDGWVARRYDQASSFGAFLDPVADKLMVAVALVLVLERDPQPWLAVVCAVIIGREISISALREWMAELGKRASVRVGGVGKIKTIVQMAALTMLIWRDPLWGMPIYSIGLGLLVAAAVLTLWSAAQYLQAAWRVIGAGQPGTDD; from the coding sequence ATGCCGTTGAACCTGGCGACCATCCTCACGCTCGGCCGGATCGCGCTGATCCCGGTGCTCGTGTTGCTGTTCTATGCTCCTTGGACCTGGACCCACCTTGCTGCTGCGATGGTCTTCCTCGCCGCGGCATTGACCGATTGGCTGGATGGTTGGGTGGCGCGGCGCTACGACCAGGCTTCGAGCTTTGGTGCCTTCCTGGATCCTGTCGCCGACAAGCTGATGGTCGCCGTTGCCCTGGTCCTGGTCCTGGAACGCGACCCGCAGCCTTGGCTGGCGGTCGTGTGCGCGGTCATCATCGGGCGCGAAATCAGCATCTCGGCCCTGCGCGAATGGATGGCGGAACTCGGCAAACGTGCGTCGGTGCGCGTCGGCGGTGTCGGCAAGATCAAGACCATCGTGCAGATGGCCGCGCTGACGATGCTGATCTGGCGCGATCCCCTGTGGGGAATGCCGATCTACTCGATCGGGTTGGGGTTGCTGGTGGCCGCGGCGGTGCTGACTTTGTGGTCGGCGGCGCAGTACCTGCAAGCGGCCTGGCGCGTCATCGGTGCGGGGCAACCGGGCACGGACGACTGA